In the genome of Arachis stenosperma cultivar V10309 chromosome 6, arast.V10309.gnm1.PFL2, whole genome shotgun sequence, the window CTTCGACCTCTTTGGGGAAGTCGTGTTCAAGCATATGCTTGGTTGCGCCTGGTCTGCTCCTCCTTGTGTGAGCTTCGCGTCTTTAATGCTTTCAAAACGCACAGCATTTTTGCCTTGCTCTTTAAATGATGCGCCCTTCTCGAGGGCGTTAATTCTTTGGGTTCATGTGAACATTTTTCAAGCCTATTAATTGggcttttatttcttttaccaTTTCGTTTCCCCCTTTAATTTGAAATCGAAAAgggtttttttattttctcaatctTTCGCTTCCCTCTGTTTTGCTTTCACATTTCTAGAGAAAGAGCCTCTTTCCTTCGGCCTTTGTTCCTTCAATTTGCCCCAAGCTTCCTACTTTCTCTGAAGCCTCGAAGCGCTTGTTGGTGTGGATCGTTCGTGTTTTTGCTGTGTGCTTATCGCCACTGTTTCTTCTTGTTGTAGGTTGGTACATGCTTTGCGTATTTCGTATTTTTCTTGGTCAAGATTTTTCCATTTGGTGTTTTGTTTTCTGCTGCATGCTTCTGTTTTCCTTTCAAAGTTTTGATCTAGCTTTGCTTTTTGGTCTGAAAAAGGTTAAGGCTTTTTTATTTTGCACTTTTCTTGTTTGTTGGAAGGGCTAAGGTTTTtgactttattttctttctgtatctgcgttgcctccaaagggtgcctaTATGTTTTAGTGGTGATCTTCGTTTTTTGTGAACCTTGGGGCGCCCTTTTTGCTGCCATAGTTAGTTGTTTTGCTAGTTgttctttcattttctgtttccAACTAAGTTGCTTGGTAGTGACGTCCTTTTCATTTTCTTACTATAGGTGTAGTTTCTATGTCTTCTCgtaaaaatattgttgagatgTCCACAAAGGTTCCTCATGGTATGGCTGACTGGTTAGATTCTATAGTGTTGGGATGCGTTACTGTAGCAGACCTGTAATACTGTGAGAAATTTAGGAGATTTCATAGGATCTTTGAGAATCGGGAGGATGAGAAAAACTATGAGCTGGTGTCCCCTGATCCCGAGGAGAGGGTCAGTTTTCCTCCTTTAAGTCGGGCAGAacgtcccttcttttatgcaTATGACTGCTTCTTTACCAAGTTAGGTGTTACTCTACCCTTTACCGAGTTTGAGTCTGACCTCCTTTGGAACTGTAACATTGCCCCTTCTCAGCTTCATCCTAACTCTTTGGCTTTTATGAAGGTTTTTTAACTACTGTGCCAGGATTTGGGTGTTTGACCTTCCCTTAGTCTTTTTCTCTATCTGTTCCTGTTGACCAAGCCGGGGTTGGCCAAGAAGAAGGCCTCTTGGATCTTCTTCCGTGCCACCCAGGGGAGAAAggtgttttctattttttatgaCTCCTTTCAAGACTTTAAGAATTTCTACTTTAAAATTCGGGCGATGGATGGTGTTCACCCATTTTTTCTTGATAAAAATAAGGAGCCCACCTTTCCCCTTTGGTGGCAAGAGGAGCATATTGTTTAGAAATATTCATGGGAGAGTTAGATGAGGTAGAGAGGGCCTTGTGGGTGTTTTGGAGGAGCACTGAGGGGAGCCCCTCATTTGGAAACAAAGACGTTTTTAGGAGATCCTCCCTCCTCTCCTTCTTCGTTTGGCCCGTTTCCCAAGAGGCCGAGGATTGTTGGGGTTTATGAccttaatgacaaggattttgacGGCGTGGCATTTGCTGTGGAGCATATCGCCCCGCATTGCTTTGTTCCGACTGATGATGTGTCCATTCTTTACCACCTTGATTTCATAGCCAGTAACAGCATCTGGATGGCCAATCTTAGCACCGCTTTGTCTAGGGATTTCAAAAAGTCTCCTATCCATGCTACTAGTGCTTTCCTTGAGAAGGCTAAGGCTGATTATGAAAGGGTGGAGGGATTAAGACTTGAGTTGGAGGCAAAGAATGTTGGGTTGGAGCTTGCTGTGGAGAGGGAGAAGGCCCGGGCTACTGTTGTGGAAGCGGCTGCCAATCTGGCTGAAGATATGGCCAAGAAGGCTAAGGAAAGCTACACCCGGACTTATGGTGAGCTTTTGGAGGTGAAGGAGAAGCTCCAGTCTTCTTACGATGATTATCCCAAGCTTCAGGGCCATATAATGAATGGTATCATGGCTCTGTAcgagaatttgaaggctcaggtctgggttcttgctcctgatgccgaccTCACCTCATTTAGCATGGACAATGTTGTggaggatggcaagattgtgcCTTCCCCTGATGATGACGAGATTCCTGGGTTGGACCCGTCCGCCAAGTCTTCTGCAACCCCTTCTACTGAGGTGTCCCGACTTGAGGCTAAGCTTGATATGGAGATCCTGAATGCCCAGAGAGTGCAGTATGCGCAACTGATGCGCGCGCGCACAGTACACTTGCACGTGGGTTGGCGAAACAGGAAGGGGCGCACAGGCGTCAAGCACGCTTACGCGTGGGTTGCCTGGCACAGAGTTTACATAATGTGGGCACAATTCACAGTTTTTTGTACCAGGAGTTATGAAACCACGCCGACGTGCGCGCACACAGTGCGCTTGCGCGTCGTTGccccctttttctttttttttttcaatatagAAAAATGCAATTTAACACATTCTTGGCATTCAATTAGCTAGATATGTTGAGAAAACATTCACAAAATCATTCAATACTCAAGAAGAGGTATTTTCTCAACACAACCAATACAACAAAATTTgccaagattgataaaatcctaGTGAATACCACAACAATCTAACAAATTCAACAAAACCTATCATATCAAAACATATTAAAAGAAACTCAACAACATGAAGAATCACAAAGTTCCTAAAGAATCTAAGGCTAGGAGTAATAAAGTATATACAAGAACGATCATACcgtggtggggtgtctcccacctagcacttttcttttacgtccttaagttggacggtccTCGGCTTAAGTTTCCTCTCCTTTTGGTGCATCCTCAAGTAGGAGCACTTCCACTTCCTTGGGTGACATGTAGCCATGGTATTTCTTCACTCTATGGCCATTCACCTTGAAGGTTGCCTCACTTTGGGAATCAAACAACTCCACCACACCATAGGGCTTGACTTCCTTCACTTTGAAGGGACATTCCCATCTTGAacagagctttccaagcatgaATCTAAGCCTTGAGTTGTAGAGGAGAACTTCATCACCTTCTTGAAAATCCTTCTTCCGAATGTGGTGATCATGGAATGCCTTAGtcttctccttgtaaatttggGCATTCTCATATGCCTCCATTCTAAGACATTCAAGCTCCTCCAGTTGCAATTTCCGGGCTATTCCCGCCTTGGTGATGTCCATATTACACTGCTTCAccgcccaataggctttatgctCAATTTCCATCGGAAGGTGGCATGCCTTACCATAGACAACCCGAAAGGGACTCATCCCTAATGGGGTCTTGTAGGCCGTCCTATATGCCCATAGTGCATCTCCCAACCGAGagctctagtctttcctttgtGGATTCACCACTTTCTCCAAAATTCACTTAATCTCTCAGTTGGacacttctgcttgcccatttgtctgggGGTGATATGCAGTTGAGGCCTTGTGTGATATCCCATAGCGCTTGAGTAGTGCTTCTACCTTCCTGTTACAAAAGTGGGAACCTTggtcgctcacgattgctcgtggcaACCCATAGCGGCACACAATATTATTTCTAATGAAAGAAATCACAGCATTAGCGTTATCAAGGCGAGTATGTATCGCTTCTACCCACTTTGAGACGTAGTCAACCGCCAACAAAATATACAAATACCCACTTGAGTTAGGAAATGGCCCCATAAAGTctatgccccatacatcaaagatttcacaaaataacATCAgttgttgaggcatttcatcccttTAGGATGCATTTCTTGACTTTTGACATTGGTGACATGACACACAAAATCGGTTAGCATCCTTGAATAGTGttggccaccagaatccacaatCCAAAATCTTTTTAGCCGTCCGTTGTGGGCCAAAGTGGCCACCAAACTCGGACGAGTGACAAGACTCAAGAATGGGTTGGATTTCGGATTTTGGAACACATCTACGAATTACTTGGTCTACTCTCCTCCTTCACAAGTGAGGGTCATCCCAAATATAGTATTTGGAATCACTCCTCAACTTAGCTCTTTGGTGTTTTGAAAAGTTAGGAGGGTAAATCTTAGCAACCAAGTTGTTCGCCATAGGGTAAAACCAAGGAAAATTATCCGTAACAGCATGCAAACTATCCAAAGGGAATGAGTCATTAATCGGAAATGGGTCATATTTAAGATTTTCAAGGAGGCTTAGATGGTCTGCAACTAGATTCTGTGACCCACTTCGATCCCTaatctcaatgtcaaattcttgtaagaaCAAGATCCAACGTATGAGCATAGGTTTCGACTCATTCTTTGTCAACAAATACTTTAAAGCTGCATGATCCGTGTATACCACTATCTTAGAGCTTAGCAAGTAAGATCGAAATTTATCTAAAGCATGAACAATGGCTAAAAGCACTTTCTCGGTAGTGGTATAGTTGGATTGTGACGCATCCAATGTCTTTGAGGAGTAAGCAATGATGTAAGAGAGTTTACCATCGCACTGTGCAAGCACGGCACCTACGGCATGATTGGACGCATCGCACATGATCTCGAACGGTTGCATTCAATCAGGGCCTCTCACAATCG includes:
- the LOC130934268 gene encoding uncharacterized protein LOC130934268, with amino-acid sequence MEIEHKAYWAVKQCNMDITKAGIARKLQLEELECLRMEAYENAQIYKEKTKAFHDHHIRKKDFQEGDEVLLYNSRLRFMLGKLCSRWECPFKVKEVKPYGVVELFDSQSEATFKVNGHRVKKYHGYMSPKEVEVLLLEDAPKGEET